Below is a window of Cytobacillus firmus DNA.
TTATTTGCTTATGGCAATGGGAGTGAAACTTTTACAGGAGTACTGGAGAATACAGATATACCGAAAAAAATTGCCGGACTGATGAATTATAGCTTGCATTAATATTATGCGCATTTTCTCTCTTTCTCCCGCGTAATTCTAGAAAGATACATTCATGAAAGCGGGGTGAGAAAGTTATGTATTATTATCAGCCATTCGTCCGCAATACTGTGCAGACTGGAAGGCATTCCAGATCCAAGCCAAATACTATAAGGGTTTCAGGTGAAGGAAAGATAGCTGTACAGCCAGATCAGGCTAGAATAAAGCTGGGAGTTTTAACAGAAGACCAGGAGCTTCAGAAGGCACAGGAGCAGAATGCTGCAGCCATTTCAAATGTCAAAAAGGCTCTTAATGCCATTGGAATAACAGATAAACAAATTCAAACGTCAGAATTCTCCATTTTTCCGCAGTATGATTTTGTGGATGGCAAGCAAATTTTCCGCGGGTACAAGGTTGAGCATATACTGAACATTACGGCCGATGAGATTGAAAATACAGGACTTGTAGTGGACACAGCAGTAGACAGCGGCGCAAATACGGTAAGAGGAATTACGTTTGAAACAGAAAACCAGCAGGAATTGTATCAGCAGGCACTAAGCATGGCCGTAATGGATGCATATAGAAAGGCAGAAACAATCGCTGCTTCACTAAGAGTCCAATTAATCAGAACACCAGTATCGGTTTCAGAAGGAAATTCAGGGATGGTGCAGCCTGTCTCTTTTCAATCCTCCGCTTTAGTTAAAAGTGCCGTCAGCACACCTATCCAGCCGGGAACAATAGAAATCGAAAGCCGCATCACGGCAGATTTCATATTCTACAGCTAGGAAATCTTCGGCTTATAATCGCAGTGAAAAAGCAAATACTAATAAGGCGGCACTGAGCAATTTTATAGAAAAGAGGTTATTGGATGAATGAAAATTTAGATGAATTTTTAAAAAACCAGAAAAAAGGCGACAGGGCTTATCTGGGCGGAACCCGCGATAACAGAACTGCTCCCACATCTGATCCTGATTATAATAATCGCAATGACACTGACATATCCCCCGGCGCAGAAGGCAGGAAATATAAAGGATAAAAAAATCCCGATTTCTCGGGATTTTTTTTAAACTATGCACGTGATACGTATGAACCATCAGTTGTATTGATAATCAGTTTATCCCCTTCGTTAACAAAGAAAGGAACTTGCACAATCAGGCCGGTTTCAACTGTTG
It encodes the following:
- a CDS encoding SIMPL domain-containing protein, producing the protein MYYYQPFVRNTVQTGRHSRSKPNTIRVSGEGKIAVQPDQARIKLGVLTEDQELQKAQEQNAAAISNVKKALNAIGITDKQIQTSEFSIFPQYDFVDGKQIFRGYKVEHILNITADEIENTGLVVDTAVDSGANTVRGITFETENQQELYQQALSMAVMDAYRKAETIAASLRVQLIRTPVSVSEGNSGMVQPVSFQSSALVKSAVSTPIQPGTIEIESRITADFIFYS